The following proteins are co-located in the Heteronotia binoei isolate CCM8104 ecotype False Entrance Well chromosome 8, APGP_CSIRO_Hbin_v1, whole genome shotgun sequence genome:
- the BID gene encoding BH3-interacting domain death agonist yields the protein MNQGFDGNSLVEYSVTSVLLYSFLEKSSNCNFGPQLSALGNQLKASKSFHNEGYCEGDLQTDGNRPGRFQGIEPGDEEIFRNVGAQLAEIGDRLALEIEPSLMNGLVQQFRAENFSREEIIRYLSEAVQTLARRMPMEMDPERTMLVAAMVLARNVANTVPSLLHRVFVSTVNYINYNLRDHVNNLAPEG from the exons ATGAATCAG GGATTTGATGGCAATAGCTTGGTGGAGTACTCCGTTACTAGCGTCCTTTTGTACAGCTTTTTGGAAAAGTCCAGCAACTGTAATTTTGGGCCTCAGCTCAGTGCTCTGGGAAACCAGCTGAAGGCTTCAAAGTCGTTCCATAATGAGGGATATTGTGAAGGGGATCTGCAGACAGATGGCAACCGGCCTGGGCGATTCCAGGGCATAGAGCCAG GAGATGAAGAAATTTTCCGAAATGttggagctcagttggctgaaaTTGGGGACCGGCTGGCACTGGAGATTGAACCGTCATTAATGAATGGTCTTGTGCAGCAGTTTAGGGCAGAGAACTTTTCTAGAGAG GAAATAATCCGgtatctgtctgaggcagtgcAGACGCTGGCGAGGAGGATGCCAATGGAAATGGATCCAGAGCGAACCATGTTAGTGGCAGCCATGGTGCTGGCCCGAAATGTAGCAAATACAGTTCCGTCTCTTCTTCATCGGGTGTTTGTTTCAACTGTGAACTACATCAACTACAACCTCAGGGATCATGTGAACAACTTGGCACCCGAG GGTTAA